The genomic stretch GATCAAAACCAAAGTCACAACGATACTCTCCGGCAGCGAGGAAGTGGATGAAGCAATACCGGGCGGGCTCATCGGTGTCGGAACCAATCTTGATCCGTTTTTAACTAAGAGCGATGCCCTTGTGGGGCAGGTCGCGGGTATCCCCGGCAAGATCCCGCCCACTATAGAAGGCTTCGTCATGGAGACAAAACTCCTCCCCCGAGTTGTAGGGGTGAGCGATGAATACAAAGTCGATCCCATACGTTCGAATGAGCCATTGATGCTCAATATTGGCACGGCCACGACCATAGGGGTTGTCACAAGCGCCCGGCCCAATGACGCCGAGGTCAAACTCAAAAGACCCGTATGTGCCGACAAAGGTGCGAAGATAGCCATCAGCCGCCGTGTTGGGGCACGCTGGAGGCTTATCGGTTCAGGCACGTTGAAAGAATTTAAATGAAGAGGAAAGTGATACTGGATACCAACGGACTGATGATCCCTGGCCAGTTCGGGGTGGACATTTTTTCGGAACTGGGAAGATTGGGTTTCGATTCGTATCTTGTCCCACGGGCTGCGGTCAGAGAGCTTGAAGGAATTCATGCACAGGCCAGAGGAAAGGATAGGGCCGCGGCCAAGATCGGCCTTTCCCTGCTGGACAGGTGTACGATTATTGAAAAAGAAGGATCTGCAGATGAAGTGATTCTTGAAATGGCCCTTGAAACAAAAGCCGCCTGTCTTACCAGTGATGCAGAATTAAAGAAAAGATTATGTAGTAAGGGAGTTACTATTGTACACCTTCGGGACAAGACGCATTTAAGTTTATAATATCTTTTATTAAGAGGATTCAAATGTATAAAAAAATGAGATTGGCAGACACGGTTAGGATTGCACCTGAATTACTTGGTGAACCTGTAGAGGAAGCAGTCAAGCTCGCGTTGCGCGACAAACTTGAAGGCCTCGTGGATAAAAAAATCGGGGCAATAGTGGCAATAAAAGATGTCATAGAAGTGGGAGAAGGGCATATACTGGGCGGGGATGCCGGAGTTTATTATGATACGGTCTTCGATGCAGTGACCTTCATGCCCGAACTTCAGGAAATCATAGAAGGAAGCGTTCTCGAGGTCGTTGAGTTCGGCATATTTGTGGGTTTGGGTCCGCTTGACGGTCTTGTCCATGTCAGCCAGCTTACAGATGAGTTCGTGAGCTACGATGAGAAAAATTCCCGCCTGATAACCAAGGAATCCGGCCGCTCAATTACCGTTGGGGATCGCGTTCGAGCAAGGATAGTCGCAGTGAGCCTCAACGAGCGTGAGCCTAGGGACAGCAAGATCGGTCTCACCATGCGCCAGCATGCCCTTGGAAAATTGGACTGGCTTGAAGAAGCACGTAAACCAAAGGAAGGTCCTGAAGAAAAAGCAAAACCAAAGAAGAAAAAGAAAGAAGAAACAGAGATAAAGAAAGTGGAAGAGTCCAAAAAGGGTGAAGCATAATGGCCGAGAACGTCTGCAAAGAATGCCACAGGATAGTCACAGGGCAGGTATGCCAGGTCTGCAATTCAACATCCCTGACCTCAGACTGGAGCGGCTATGTAGTGATCATCGACCCTGCAAAATCCCAGATCGCAAAAAGACTGAGTGTTACGTTACCAGGGAAGTACGCATTAAAGGTGCGATAGTTTGAAAAGATACTGCCTCCCGAGCGAATTAAGGACCGAACTCCGGAAACTCCATGGGGAACTTTACCGGGGGGATGGGATCGAAACCGCAAGACGGATCATCGGAGATTTGATACACCCCACTAAAATAATCACTGTTGGAGATATCGTGACGTTCAATCTCCTGAACGCGGGGCTGGTTCCGAATATATCCTTCGTGGATGACAGGACAAAGCGAAGCCGCGCTTCCGATGAAGTAACGCATGGTACGAAGCATCCCCGTTTTCAAACCATTATGGTCGAAAACCCGCCGGGAACGATAACGGAAGAACTATTGCAGGAAGTATCAAAAGCTATGGAATCCGAAAATCCCGTAAGAATATTTGTCAAGGGCGAGGAGGATCTGGCTGCTTTACCCGCGATTGCGATGGCACCCATTTCATCAGTAGTTATATATGGGTTGCCGGAGGAAGGGGCGGTATTGGTCAGAGTAACAGATCAAAAGAAAAAAGAAATCCAATCATTACTTGATAGAATGAAATGCAAGGAGGAAAAATAATGGAACTTCAAATCATTAAAGACAAGACAAATCCCTTTTTGAACAGAAGAGAGATCTCTTTAAGAATTAAGAACAAGGGAACACCCTCGAGGATAGAAGTAAAGAATAAGCTTGCCGCATTAGCTAATTCCAAACCCGAATTGATTGTCATAGAGCATCTTGACACGGAATTCGGGGGACATGAAGTTCTTGGGGCGGCCAGCATTTATCAGAGTGAAGAGAGACTGAAGCAACTGGCACATCAGCATCTCGTTGTAAGAGGGATGCCCAAAGCTGCTGAGGGTGCCGCAGCAGAGGCCACACCTAAAGAGGCAGCAGCACCTGAAGCCAAGAAGGAAGCGAAGCCAGAAGCAAAGAAGGAACCTGAAGCCAAAAAGGAAACAAAGGCTGAAGCAAAGAAAGAACCTGAAAAGAAGTGATTTCAATGGCAGTACATGAATTTTACGAAGTAAGTGGAAATAAAGCAAAAAAGATCAGGCAGTCATGTCCGCGATGCGGTCCGGGCGTATTTCTCGGAGAGCACAATAACAGGTACGCATGCGGGAAGTGCGGTTATACTGAATTCAAGAAATAATTTATTATCCTCATTTTTCCCCAATTCCATGCATTGATTCTCGCTCAATGCACTACCCCCGTGGACATGAGAAATCGGCCTTCAGCGCCGGCAAAAGCCAGCCATTCAAGACGCGTGCTGGAAATTATGTTTCATACGGTCATCTCCCGCAAAGAATAAATACCATAATGCAATTGTGGACTGCATCCATCACGATTAATTATTAAAAAAATAAAATATATATTAAACAGTTATTCCGGAGAAGATAAATGAAGGAAATTCGAATACACGGCCGCGGCGGGCAGGGCTCTGTTACCGCAGCCGAGCTTTTGGCAGTGGCAGCATTTGAAGACGGGAAATACAGCCAGGCATTCCCTGCTTTCGGCGTTGAAAGAAGAGGCGCTCCTGTAACGGCCTTCGTGCGCCTGAGCGATAAACCGATACGCCTTCGAAGCCAGATATACGAACCTGATTATGTCATAGTGCAGGACGCGACACTCGTCGATGTTGTCAACGTTGCGGCGGGAGCCAAACCTGAAGGGATAATTCTCATTAATACTGAA from Candidatus Methanoperedens sp. encodes the following:
- a CDS encoding DNA-directed RNA polymerase, subunit E'', producing the protein MAENVCKECHRIVTGQVCQVCNSTSLTSDWSGYVVIIDPAKSQIAKRLSVTLPGKYALKVR
- a CDS encoding DNA-directed RNA polymerase yields the protein MYKKMRLADTVRIAPELLGEPVEEAVKLALRDKLEGLVDKKIGAIVAIKDVIEVGEGHILGGDAGVYYDTVFDAVTFMPELQEIIEGSVLEVVEFGIFVGLGPLDGLVHVSQLTDEFVSYDEKNSRLITKESGRSITVGDRVRARIVAVSLNEREPRDSKIGLTMRQHALGKLDWLEEARKPKEGPEEKAKPKKKKKEETEIKKVEESKKGEA
- a CDS encoding DUF359 domain-containing protein, whose protein sequence is MKRYCLPSELRTELRKLHGELYRGDGIETARRIIGDLIHPTKIITVGDIVTFNLLNAGLVPNISFVDDRTKRSRASDEVTHGTKHPRFQTIMVENPPGTITEELLQEVSKAMESENPVRIFVKGEEDLAALPAIAMAPISSVVIYGLPEEGAVLVRVTDQKKKEIQSLLDRMKCKEEK
- a CDS encoding 30S ribosomal protein S27ae, whose translation is MAVHEFYEVSGNKAKKIRQSCPRCGPGVFLGEHNNRYACGKCGYTEFKK
- a CDS encoding 30S ribosomal protein S24e — encoded protein: MELQIIKDKTNPFLNRREISLRIKNKGTPSRIEVKNKLAALANSKPELIVIEHLDTEFGGHEVLGAASIYQSEERLKQLAHQHLVVRGMPKAAEGAAAEATPKEAAAPEAKKEAKPEAKKEPEAKKETKAEAKKEPEKK
- a CDS encoding pyruvate ferredoxin oxidoreductase subunit gamma, producing the protein MKEIRIHGRGGQGSVTAAELLAVAAFEDGKYSQAFPAFGVERRGAPVTAFVRLSDKPIRLRSQIYEPDYVIVQDATLVDVVNVAAGAKPEGIILINTEKSPESFNLETKAAVKTLDATKLAMDFIGKPIVNTTLIGAFAGVSGLINPESIKNAVMERFPGKVGEKNAAAIQVAYDLMEAQR
- a CDS encoding DNA-binding protein, with product MKRKVILDTNGLMIPGQFGVDIFSELGRLGFDSYLVPRAAVRELEGIHAQARGKDRAAAKIGLSLLDRCTIIEKEGSADEVILEMALETKAACLTSDAELKKRLCSKGVTIVHLRDKTHLSL